The sequence TCACGGCCACGACGAGCAGCCACGCCCACGGCCCGAACAGGGCGTCCTTCAGGACGAAGAACACGTCGTCGGCGTTCGCCTCGTTGCCGAGCCCGGTGGCCGTGTCGCCCAGGCCCGCGTACGACATCGCGGCGACCGTCACGCCGACGTAGGTGACGAGCAGGATCACCGTCGTCAGCACGGCCGCGCGACCCGGGATGCGCTTGGGGTCGCGGGTCTCCTCGTTGAGCGCGAGGCAGGTGTCCCACCCCCAGTAGATGAAGAGCGCGAGCAGCACCGCCTCGACGAACCCGTCGAACGACGAGAACGCGAACGGGTCGAACCACGACCACGAGGGCGTCGTCGACCCTTCGGGCGCGTCGCCGTTCACGACCTGGACGACGGCGAAGATCACGAACAGGATGAGCGCGAGGTACTGGATGGCGAGCAGCACGTTCTGCATGCGCTCGCCGATCTCGAGCCCGCGCCAGCTGATGAACGCCATGAGCGCGATGAACACCACGCCGGTCGCGGTCACGATGGCGCGGTTCTCGGCCAGCTCGGGGTTGATGAGCAGCCAGAGGTACTTGCCGCCGATCTCGGCGAGGTTCGCGAGCACGACGGTGCCGGCGACCGCGACGCCCCAGCCGCCCATCCAGCCGACCCATGGCCCGAACGCCTTCGTCGCCCAGGTGAACGTGGTGCCGCAGTCGGGCACGTCGCGGTTGAGCTCACGGTAGGCGAAGGCGATCAGCAGCATCGGGATGAACGCGATGATGAACGCGATCGGCGCCTGCTCGCCGACGGTGAGCACCACGAAGCCGAGCGTGGCGGCGAGCGAATAGACCGGGGCCGTCGAGGCCAGCCCAATGACCGTGGATCCCCACAGCCCGAGTGTTCCGGTGGCGAGGCCCTTGCCCTCGCGCGTGCCTTCCGTCGTCGTCGACATGTCACCACCCCTTTTGAGCCAGAGGGTAGCACCGCGCGCGAGGCACGAGCGGGCGAGACGGCCGGTCGGCCGCGCGGGCGGGCGGCGCGGTGCTTGCTCAGGAACGCGGGCACGACACGCCGCCATCGGCGGCGTCCTCGCCGGCGCGTCGCGCACATCTTCCTGAGCAAGGATTTGGACGGGTGCGGTTTCGGGCGGATGCCACGCGCCAGCGGATGCCACGCGCCAGCGGATGCCACGAGCCGGCGAATGCCGCGGGCCGAGCGCCGCGGGCGGATCAGGCGAGGTGCGCTTCGTGGGCGGATGCCTCGTCGGCAGGCCGCGTGCGCGCCCCCACGTCACCCCGGGGCATCGCGCGCGCGGTGAACGCGCCGGCGACCGCGCCGAGGAACACGGTGACCGCGGCGATGCCGGCCACGGGCCACGGGTCGGGACCGGTCACCGCGAGCCGACCGGGGCCGATCGCACCGCCCGACCACCAGGCGAGGAGCCCGATCACCACACCGGCGACGACCCCCGAGGCGGCGGCGAGGATGACGGGCGCCCACCAGGCGTCGGCACGCACGTCCGGGGTCGTCGCGAAGCGCCGCCACACGAGGTTCGCCCCCGCGAACGCGAACACGAGCGGCACGATGAGCCACACGATGCCGAGCGATGCGCCTTCGGGCGGCAGTACACCGAGCAGCGGCACGCCGGGCACGGGGCCGAGCAGGGTGCCCGTCGGCGAGACCGTCGATCCGGCGCCGAACGCGAAGCCCGGTCCGAGCATCCACGACGCGGCCCAGACGACCGCGTTCGGCAGCACGGCCAGCTCGGCGACGGTGATCGCGATCCCGCCGTCGACGCCGGCGCCGATCGCCTGCGAGAGCCCGATCATGGTCGCGTAGTCGGCGGCGATCAGCACCGCGACCAGCACCGCAGCGGCCGCGAGCACGCCGAAGACCGTGCCGGCGCCGACGCGGACCGCAGCGGTGGTCACGGCGACGGCGAACTCGGGCAGCGCGCGCCAGCGCGCGAGCAGCGGTCCCGCCGAGGCATCCGCCCGCCCGATGCGCTCGGCCCGCAGCGTCTCGGACACTGCACCGATCGTCGCGCCGAGCGCCATGACGAACGCGGGCAGCACGACCCCCTGCCACAGCGACGGCGTGGCCGCCGGATGCGCCGCGGCGAGCGCGAGGGCCGCGCCGACCGCGGCCATGACCGCAGCCGCGGTCACGACGCCCGTGGGGCCGTGGCCGGCGACGGCCGCCCGGCGCCCGATCCGGACCCCGAAGAGCACGGTCACGAGCCCGAAGCCGAGCGCCGCGATCGTGATCGGGAACGGATCGCCGGCACCCGCGACGCCCGTGAGCTCGGCGGTGAGCGGGTCGAGCTGCACCGTGAGGTCGACGCCGTGCCCGAGCAGCCAGACGTCGGCCGTCGCGCGCAGGAAGATCGAGGCGTCGAGGGTCAACCCGAAGTGGACGGCCCAGAGGAGCATGAGCGGTACGAGGACGACGCCGAGACCCACGAGGGTCGCGATCGCGGCCTCGAGCGCGGCGAGCAGGGCGACGGCGGTGCGGGACATGGCACCGCGAGCCTAACCCGGGCCGCCGGGCACCATCGGCACGACGTGCGGATGGCGCCGCGATCAGCGGCCGTCGCCGGGCTCGACGGCTACGA is a genomic window of Agromyces protaetiae containing:
- a CDS encoding APC family permease, whose amino-acid sequence is MSTTTEGTREGKGLATGTLGLWGSTVIGLASTAPVYSLAATLGFVVLTVGEQAPIAFIIAFIPMLLIAFAYRELNRDVPDCGTTFTWATKAFGPWVGWMGGWGVAVAGTVVLANLAEIGGKYLWLLINPELAENRAIVTATGVVFIALMAFISWRGLEIGERMQNVLLAIQYLALILFVIFAVVQVVNGDAPEGSTTPSWSWFDPFAFSSFDGFVEAVLLALFIYWGWDTCLALNEETRDPKRIPGRAAVLTTVILLVTYVGVTVAAMSYAGLGDTATGLGNEANADDVFFVLKDALFGPWAWLLVVAVMISAVSSTQTTILPTARGTLAMAVYKALPKRFATVHPRYKTPSFSTLLMGFVAIVFYVGMTLISDNILQDTILSLGLAIAFYYAITGFACVWYFKDSLFSSVRNVFNRLVFPLLGAVLLTGAFIYSAIDMLDPDYGYTVLFGVGGVFVVGVGSLLLGAVLMVVWSFFADAKPFFRGESLNRETEVQVPEDEQVVIRSVDGGV
- a CDS encoding cell division protein PerM, whose translation is MSRTAVALLAALEAAIATLVGLGVVLVPLMLLWAVHFGLTLDASIFLRATADVWLLGHGVDLTVQLDPLTAELTGVAGAGDPFPITIAALGFGLVTVLFGVRIGRRAAVAGHGPTGVVTAAAVMAAVGAALALAAAHPAATPSLWQGVVLPAFVMALGATIGAVSETLRAERIGRADASAGPLLARWRALPEFAVAVTTAAVRVGAGTVFGVLAAAAVLVAVLIAADYATMIGLSQAIGAGVDGGIAITVAELAVLPNAVVWAASWMLGPGFAFGAGSTVSPTGTLLGPVPGVPLLGVLPPEGASLGIVWLIVPLVFAFAGANLVWRRFATTPDVRADAWWAPVILAAASGVVAGVVIGLLAWWSGGAIGPGRLAVTGPDPWPVAGIAAVTVFLGAVAGAFTARAMPRGDVGARTRPADEASAHEAHLA